The following are encoded together in the Glycine max cultivar Williams 82 chromosome 8, Glycine_max_v4.0, whole genome shotgun sequence genome:
- the LOC100788714 gene encoding serrate RNA effector molecule isoform X1 has product MAEVMNVPPESLDKSPSSSAPPPPPPPPPHYPPRRRDRRDDRDFDRPPNRRGDYYDRNASSPSSPRDRDPLPPRDRDRDRDSDLKRRRSPSPPHRERRHSPPRRLPPPYKRSRRGSPRGGYGPDDSRHGYDYYGGYERGMGGRGGYADEKSYGRFGPRSSGGYQNGISGIESNRGYGDMPSGGAQREGLMSYKQFIQELEDDILPAEAERRYQEYKSEYISTQKRAYFNAHKDEEWLKDKYHPTNLVTVIERRNENARQLAKDFLLDLQSGTLELNPGLNASISKSGQASEPNSEEEADTGGKRRRQGRGSNKENDFSAAPKAHPISTEPRRIQADVQQAQALVRKLDTEKGIEDNILCISDHNRNDDKAHSASVAPIVIIRGLTSVKGLEGDELLDTLVTYLWQIHGVDYYGMIETNEAKGFRHVRPEGTAHEVVAGKSGSEWEKKLDLFWQGRLNGQDPLEVMTAKEKIDAAAMEVLDPYVRKIRDEKYGWKYGCGAMGCTKLFHATEFVLKHLKLKHPELVVEQTSKVREDLYFQNYMNDKDAPGGMPIMQQPQKGRPLKRRGLEGRLRDDRGNRRDHDQSDRMNGDRPDNSPSHEAMMGNRDETMYDSYAGPGVPPFASDIPPPPVLMPVPGAGPLGPFVPAPPEVAMQMLRDQGGSSYDASGRKMHSGPPMGGGSSIIAVPPTFRPDPRRMRSYQDLDAPEDEVTVIDYRSL; this is encoded by the exons ATGGCCGAAGTCATGAACGTGCCTCCCGAATCCCTCGACAAATCCCCTTCCTCCTCCGCTCCCCCTCCGCCTCCGCCTCCGCCGCCGCATTACCCTCCCCGGCGAAGGGACCGGCGAGACGACAGGGATTTCGATCGCCCTCCCAACCGCCGCGGCGATTACTATGACCGGAACGCGTCGTCCCCGTCGTCACCGCGAGACAGAGACCCGCTGCCACCGCGAGACAGAGACCGAGACAGAGACAGTGACCTCAAGCGCCGCCGCAGCCCCAGCCCTCCCCACCGCGAACGGCGGCATTCTCCGCCTCGACGCTTGCCTCCGCCGTACAAGCGGTCGCGCAGGGGCAGTCCTCGCGGCGGGTACGGACCTGATGATAG CAGACATGGATATGATTATTATGGTGGTTATGAACGGGGAATGGGTGGAAGAGGTGGTTATGCAGATGAGAAGTCCTATGGCAGGTTTGGGCCACGTTCTTCAGGGGGGTATCAAAATGGGATTTCCG GTATAGAATCCAATCGTGGTTACGGAGACATGCCAAGTGGTGGTGCACAAAG AGAGGGGTTGATGTCTTATAAGCAGTTCATTCAGGAGCTTGAGGACGATATACTACCAGCTGAAGCGGAGCGTAG GTATCAAGAATACAAATCAGAGTATATCTCGACCCAAAAACGAGCTTATTTTAATGCTCATAAGGATGAGGAATg GTTGAAAGATAAATATCATCCAACAAATTTGGTTACAGTCATTGAAAG GAGGAATGAAAATGCTCGACAGCTAGCAAAGGATTTTTTGCTTGATTTACAGAGTGGAACATTAGAACT AAATCCTGGTTTAAATGCCTCTATAAGTAAATCAGGGCAAGCTAGTGAACCAAATTCGGAGGAGGAAGCAGACACTGGAGGTAAACGAAGAAGGCAGGGTAGGGGATCcaataaagaaaatgatttcTCAGCTGCTCCAAAAGCTCATCCTATCAGTACTGAACCAAGACGGATACAAGCAGATGTTCAACAGGCTCAGGCCCTTGTTCGCAAGCTTGACACAGAAAAGGGGATTGAAGATAATATTTTATGCATCAGTGATCACAATAGAAATGATGATAAGGCTCACAGTGCATCTGTGGCTCCCATAGTAATTATACGAGGCCTAACATCTGTTAAGGGTTTAGAAGGTGATGAGCTTCTGGATACACTCGTTACCTATCTTTGGCAGATTCATGGTGTAGATTATTATGGCATGATTGAGACTAATGAAGCTAAGGGCTTTAGGCATGTGAGACCGGAAGGGACAGCGCATGAAGTAGTAGCAGGTAAATCAGGTTCTGAATGGGAAAAGAAACTTGACTTATTTTGGCAAGGAAGGCTGAATGGTCAGGATCCCTTGGAAGTAATGACTGCTAAGGAGAAGATAGATGCTGCAGCAATGGAAGTATTGGATCCATATGTTCGAAAAATTAGGGATGAAAAGTATGGATGGAAGTATGGTTGTGGAGCTATGGGCTGCACAAAGCTTTTTCATGCTACTGAATTTGTGCTCAAACATCTGAAGCTCAAACACCCAGAGCTTGTTGTGGAACAGACTTCCAAAGTACGAGAGGATCtctattttcaaaattacatgAA TGATAAAGATGCTCCTGGTGGAATGCCCATCATGCAGCAACCTCAG aaGGGCAGGCCTTTAAAGCGAAGAGGTCTTGAGGGCCGATTGAGAGATGATCGTGGTAATCGACGAGACCATGACCAGAGTGACAGAATGAATGGAGATAGGCCTGATAATTCCCCATCCCATGAAGCCATGATGGGAAACCGTGATGAAACAATGTATGATTCATATGCAGGGCCAGGTGTACCGCCATTTGCCTCTGATATACCTCCTCCACCAGTGTTGATGCCTGTCCCTGGTGCTGG GCCTTTGGGACCCTTTGTTCCTGCTCCCCCAGAAGTTGCAATGCAGATGTTAAGAGATCAAGGAGGATCATCATACGATGCCTCTGGAAGAAAGATGCACTCTGGCCCTCCTATGGGTGGAGGATCATCAATAATTGCTGTTCCTCCAACTTTTAGACCAGATCCACGGCGAATGCGAAG CTATCAAGATCTGGATGCCCCAGAGGATGAGGTCACTGTGATAGACTATCGGAGTTTGTAG
- the LOC100788714 gene encoding serrate RNA effector molecule isoform X2: MAEVMNVPPESLDKSPSSSAPPPPPPPPPHYPPRRRDRRDDRDFDRPPNRRGDYYDRNASSPSSPRDRDPLPPRDRDRDRDSDLKRRRSPSPPHRERRHSPPRRLPPPYKRSRRGSPRGGYGPDDRHGYDYYGGYERGMGGRGGYADEKSYGRFGPRSSGGYQNGISGIESNRGYGDMPSGGAQREGLMSYKQFIQELEDDILPAEAERRYQEYKSEYISTQKRAYFNAHKDEEWLKDKYHPTNLVTVIERRNENARQLAKDFLLDLQSGTLELNPGLNASISKSGQASEPNSEEEADTGGKRRRQGRGSNKENDFSAAPKAHPISTEPRRIQADVQQAQALVRKLDTEKGIEDNILCISDHNRNDDKAHSASVAPIVIIRGLTSVKGLEGDELLDTLVTYLWQIHGVDYYGMIETNEAKGFRHVRPEGTAHEVVAGKSGSEWEKKLDLFWQGRLNGQDPLEVMTAKEKIDAAAMEVLDPYVRKIRDEKYGWKYGCGAMGCTKLFHATEFVLKHLKLKHPELVVEQTSKVREDLYFQNYMNDKDAPGGMPIMQQPQKGRPLKRRGLEGRLRDDRGNRRDHDQSDRMNGDRPDNSPSHEAMMGNRDETMYDSYAGPGVPPFASDIPPPPVLMPVPGAGPLGPFVPAPPEVAMQMLRDQGGSSYDASGRKMHSGPPMGGGSSIIAVPPTFRPDPRRMRSYQDLDAPEDEVTVIDYRSL, encoded by the exons ATGGCCGAAGTCATGAACGTGCCTCCCGAATCCCTCGACAAATCCCCTTCCTCCTCCGCTCCCCCTCCGCCTCCGCCTCCGCCGCCGCATTACCCTCCCCGGCGAAGGGACCGGCGAGACGACAGGGATTTCGATCGCCCTCCCAACCGCCGCGGCGATTACTATGACCGGAACGCGTCGTCCCCGTCGTCACCGCGAGACAGAGACCCGCTGCCACCGCGAGACAGAGACCGAGACAGAGACAGTGACCTCAAGCGCCGCCGCAGCCCCAGCCCTCCCCACCGCGAACGGCGGCATTCTCCGCCTCGACGCTTGCCTCCGCCGTACAAGCGGTCGCGCAGGGGCAGTCCTCGCGGCGGGTACGGACCTGATGATAG ACATGGATATGATTATTATGGTGGTTATGAACGGGGAATGGGTGGAAGAGGTGGTTATGCAGATGAGAAGTCCTATGGCAGGTTTGGGCCACGTTCTTCAGGGGGGTATCAAAATGGGATTTCCG GTATAGAATCCAATCGTGGTTACGGAGACATGCCAAGTGGTGGTGCACAAAG AGAGGGGTTGATGTCTTATAAGCAGTTCATTCAGGAGCTTGAGGACGATATACTACCAGCTGAAGCGGAGCGTAG GTATCAAGAATACAAATCAGAGTATATCTCGACCCAAAAACGAGCTTATTTTAATGCTCATAAGGATGAGGAATg GTTGAAAGATAAATATCATCCAACAAATTTGGTTACAGTCATTGAAAG GAGGAATGAAAATGCTCGACAGCTAGCAAAGGATTTTTTGCTTGATTTACAGAGTGGAACATTAGAACT AAATCCTGGTTTAAATGCCTCTATAAGTAAATCAGGGCAAGCTAGTGAACCAAATTCGGAGGAGGAAGCAGACACTGGAGGTAAACGAAGAAGGCAGGGTAGGGGATCcaataaagaaaatgatttcTCAGCTGCTCCAAAAGCTCATCCTATCAGTACTGAACCAAGACGGATACAAGCAGATGTTCAACAGGCTCAGGCCCTTGTTCGCAAGCTTGACACAGAAAAGGGGATTGAAGATAATATTTTATGCATCAGTGATCACAATAGAAATGATGATAAGGCTCACAGTGCATCTGTGGCTCCCATAGTAATTATACGAGGCCTAACATCTGTTAAGGGTTTAGAAGGTGATGAGCTTCTGGATACACTCGTTACCTATCTTTGGCAGATTCATGGTGTAGATTATTATGGCATGATTGAGACTAATGAAGCTAAGGGCTTTAGGCATGTGAGACCGGAAGGGACAGCGCATGAAGTAGTAGCAGGTAAATCAGGTTCTGAATGGGAAAAGAAACTTGACTTATTTTGGCAAGGAAGGCTGAATGGTCAGGATCCCTTGGAAGTAATGACTGCTAAGGAGAAGATAGATGCTGCAGCAATGGAAGTATTGGATCCATATGTTCGAAAAATTAGGGATGAAAAGTATGGATGGAAGTATGGTTGTGGAGCTATGGGCTGCACAAAGCTTTTTCATGCTACTGAATTTGTGCTCAAACATCTGAAGCTCAAACACCCAGAGCTTGTTGTGGAACAGACTTCCAAAGTACGAGAGGATCtctattttcaaaattacatgAA TGATAAAGATGCTCCTGGTGGAATGCCCATCATGCAGCAACCTCAG aaGGGCAGGCCTTTAAAGCGAAGAGGTCTTGAGGGCCGATTGAGAGATGATCGTGGTAATCGACGAGACCATGACCAGAGTGACAGAATGAATGGAGATAGGCCTGATAATTCCCCATCCCATGAAGCCATGATGGGAAACCGTGATGAAACAATGTATGATTCATATGCAGGGCCAGGTGTACCGCCATTTGCCTCTGATATACCTCCTCCACCAGTGTTGATGCCTGTCCCTGGTGCTGG GCCTTTGGGACCCTTTGTTCCTGCTCCCCCAGAAGTTGCAATGCAGATGTTAAGAGATCAAGGAGGATCATCATACGATGCCTCTGGAAGAAAGATGCACTCTGGCCCTCCTATGGGTGGAGGATCATCAATAATTGCTGTTCCTCCAACTTTTAGACCAGATCCACGGCGAATGCGAAG CTATCAAGATCTGGATGCCCCAGAGGATGAGGTCACTGTGATAGACTATCGGAGTTTGTAG
- the LOC100788714 gene encoding serrate RNA effector molecule isoform X3 codes for MAEVMNVPPESLDKSPSSSAPPPPPPPPPHYPPRRRDRRDDRDFDRPPNRRGDYYDRNASSPSSPRDRDPLPPRDRDRDRDSDLKRRRSPSPPHRERRHSPPRRLPPPYKRSRRGSPRGGRHGYDYYGGYERGMGGRGGYADEKSYGRFGPRSSGGYQNGISGIESNRGYGDMPSGGAQREGLMSYKQFIQELEDDILPAEAERRYQEYKSEYISTQKRAYFNAHKDEEWLKDKYHPTNLVTVIERRNENARQLAKDFLLDLQSGTLELNPGLNASISKSGQASEPNSEEEADTGGKRRRQGRGSNKENDFSAAPKAHPISTEPRRIQADVQQAQALVRKLDTEKGIEDNILCISDHNRNDDKAHSASVAPIVIIRGLTSVKGLEGDELLDTLVTYLWQIHGVDYYGMIETNEAKGFRHVRPEGTAHEVVAGKSGSEWEKKLDLFWQGRLNGQDPLEVMTAKEKIDAAAMEVLDPYVRKIRDEKYGWKYGCGAMGCTKLFHATEFVLKHLKLKHPELVVEQTSKVREDLYFQNYMNDKDAPGGMPIMQQPQKGRPLKRRGLEGRLRDDRGNRRDHDQSDRMNGDRPDNSPSHEAMMGNRDETMYDSYAGPGVPPFASDIPPPPVLMPVPGAGPLGPFVPAPPEVAMQMLRDQGGSSYDASGRKMHSGPPMGGGSSIIAVPPTFRPDPRRMRSYQDLDAPEDEVTVIDYRSL; via the exons ATGGCCGAAGTCATGAACGTGCCTCCCGAATCCCTCGACAAATCCCCTTCCTCCTCCGCTCCCCCTCCGCCTCCGCCTCCGCCGCCGCATTACCCTCCCCGGCGAAGGGACCGGCGAGACGACAGGGATTTCGATCGCCCTCCCAACCGCCGCGGCGATTACTATGACCGGAACGCGTCGTCCCCGTCGTCACCGCGAGACAGAGACCCGCTGCCACCGCGAGACAGAGACCGAGACAGAGACAGTGACCTCAAGCGCCGCCGCAGCCCCAGCCCTCCCCACCGCGAACGGCGGCATTCTCCGCCTCGACGCTTGCCTCCGCCGTACAAGCGGTCGCGCAGGGGCAGTCCTCGCGGCGG CAGACATGGATATGATTATTATGGTGGTTATGAACGGGGAATGGGTGGAAGAGGTGGTTATGCAGATGAGAAGTCCTATGGCAGGTTTGGGCCACGTTCTTCAGGGGGGTATCAAAATGGGATTTCCG GTATAGAATCCAATCGTGGTTACGGAGACATGCCAAGTGGTGGTGCACAAAG AGAGGGGTTGATGTCTTATAAGCAGTTCATTCAGGAGCTTGAGGACGATATACTACCAGCTGAAGCGGAGCGTAG GTATCAAGAATACAAATCAGAGTATATCTCGACCCAAAAACGAGCTTATTTTAATGCTCATAAGGATGAGGAATg GTTGAAAGATAAATATCATCCAACAAATTTGGTTACAGTCATTGAAAG GAGGAATGAAAATGCTCGACAGCTAGCAAAGGATTTTTTGCTTGATTTACAGAGTGGAACATTAGAACT AAATCCTGGTTTAAATGCCTCTATAAGTAAATCAGGGCAAGCTAGTGAACCAAATTCGGAGGAGGAAGCAGACACTGGAGGTAAACGAAGAAGGCAGGGTAGGGGATCcaataaagaaaatgatttcTCAGCTGCTCCAAAAGCTCATCCTATCAGTACTGAACCAAGACGGATACAAGCAGATGTTCAACAGGCTCAGGCCCTTGTTCGCAAGCTTGACACAGAAAAGGGGATTGAAGATAATATTTTATGCATCAGTGATCACAATAGAAATGATGATAAGGCTCACAGTGCATCTGTGGCTCCCATAGTAATTATACGAGGCCTAACATCTGTTAAGGGTTTAGAAGGTGATGAGCTTCTGGATACACTCGTTACCTATCTTTGGCAGATTCATGGTGTAGATTATTATGGCATGATTGAGACTAATGAAGCTAAGGGCTTTAGGCATGTGAGACCGGAAGGGACAGCGCATGAAGTAGTAGCAGGTAAATCAGGTTCTGAATGGGAAAAGAAACTTGACTTATTTTGGCAAGGAAGGCTGAATGGTCAGGATCCCTTGGAAGTAATGACTGCTAAGGAGAAGATAGATGCTGCAGCAATGGAAGTATTGGATCCATATGTTCGAAAAATTAGGGATGAAAAGTATGGATGGAAGTATGGTTGTGGAGCTATGGGCTGCACAAAGCTTTTTCATGCTACTGAATTTGTGCTCAAACATCTGAAGCTCAAACACCCAGAGCTTGTTGTGGAACAGACTTCCAAAGTACGAGAGGATCtctattttcaaaattacatgAA TGATAAAGATGCTCCTGGTGGAATGCCCATCATGCAGCAACCTCAG aaGGGCAGGCCTTTAAAGCGAAGAGGTCTTGAGGGCCGATTGAGAGATGATCGTGGTAATCGACGAGACCATGACCAGAGTGACAGAATGAATGGAGATAGGCCTGATAATTCCCCATCCCATGAAGCCATGATGGGAAACCGTGATGAAACAATGTATGATTCATATGCAGGGCCAGGTGTACCGCCATTTGCCTCTGATATACCTCCTCCACCAGTGTTGATGCCTGTCCCTGGTGCTGG GCCTTTGGGACCCTTTGTTCCTGCTCCCCCAGAAGTTGCAATGCAGATGTTAAGAGATCAAGGAGGATCATCATACGATGCCTCTGGAAGAAAGATGCACTCTGGCCCTCCTATGGGTGGAGGATCATCAATAATTGCTGTTCCTCCAACTTTTAGACCAGATCCACGGCGAATGCGAAG CTATCAAGATCTGGATGCCCCAGAGGATGAGGTCACTGTGATAGACTATCGGAGTTTGTAG
- the LOC100788714 gene encoding serrate RNA effector molecule isoform X4, with the protein MAEVMNVPPESLDKSPSSSAPPPPPPPPPHYPPRRRDRRDDRDFDRPPNRRGDYYDRNASSPSSPRDRDPLPPRDRDRDRDSDLKRRRSPSPPHRERRHSPPRRLPPPYKRSRRGSPRGGHGYDYYGGYERGMGGRGGYADEKSYGRFGPRSSGGYQNGISGIESNRGYGDMPSGGAQREGLMSYKQFIQELEDDILPAEAERRYQEYKSEYISTQKRAYFNAHKDEEWLKDKYHPTNLVTVIERRNENARQLAKDFLLDLQSGTLELNPGLNASISKSGQASEPNSEEEADTGGKRRRQGRGSNKENDFSAAPKAHPISTEPRRIQADVQQAQALVRKLDTEKGIEDNILCISDHNRNDDKAHSASVAPIVIIRGLTSVKGLEGDELLDTLVTYLWQIHGVDYYGMIETNEAKGFRHVRPEGTAHEVVAGKSGSEWEKKLDLFWQGRLNGQDPLEVMTAKEKIDAAAMEVLDPYVRKIRDEKYGWKYGCGAMGCTKLFHATEFVLKHLKLKHPELVVEQTSKVREDLYFQNYMNDKDAPGGMPIMQQPQKGRPLKRRGLEGRLRDDRGNRRDHDQSDRMNGDRPDNSPSHEAMMGNRDETMYDSYAGPGVPPFASDIPPPPVLMPVPGAGPLGPFVPAPPEVAMQMLRDQGGSSYDASGRKMHSGPPMGGGSSIIAVPPTFRPDPRRMRSYQDLDAPEDEVTVIDYRSL; encoded by the exons ATGGCCGAAGTCATGAACGTGCCTCCCGAATCCCTCGACAAATCCCCTTCCTCCTCCGCTCCCCCTCCGCCTCCGCCTCCGCCGCCGCATTACCCTCCCCGGCGAAGGGACCGGCGAGACGACAGGGATTTCGATCGCCCTCCCAACCGCCGCGGCGATTACTATGACCGGAACGCGTCGTCCCCGTCGTCACCGCGAGACAGAGACCCGCTGCCACCGCGAGACAGAGACCGAGACAGAGACAGTGACCTCAAGCGCCGCCGCAGCCCCAGCCCTCCCCACCGCGAACGGCGGCATTCTCCGCCTCGACGCTTGCCTCCGCCGTACAAGCGGTCGCGCAGGGGCAGTCCTCGCGGCGG ACATGGATATGATTATTATGGTGGTTATGAACGGGGAATGGGTGGAAGAGGTGGTTATGCAGATGAGAAGTCCTATGGCAGGTTTGGGCCACGTTCTTCAGGGGGGTATCAAAATGGGATTTCCG GTATAGAATCCAATCGTGGTTACGGAGACATGCCAAGTGGTGGTGCACAAAG AGAGGGGTTGATGTCTTATAAGCAGTTCATTCAGGAGCTTGAGGACGATATACTACCAGCTGAAGCGGAGCGTAG GTATCAAGAATACAAATCAGAGTATATCTCGACCCAAAAACGAGCTTATTTTAATGCTCATAAGGATGAGGAATg GTTGAAAGATAAATATCATCCAACAAATTTGGTTACAGTCATTGAAAG GAGGAATGAAAATGCTCGACAGCTAGCAAAGGATTTTTTGCTTGATTTACAGAGTGGAACATTAGAACT AAATCCTGGTTTAAATGCCTCTATAAGTAAATCAGGGCAAGCTAGTGAACCAAATTCGGAGGAGGAAGCAGACACTGGAGGTAAACGAAGAAGGCAGGGTAGGGGATCcaataaagaaaatgatttcTCAGCTGCTCCAAAAGCTCATCCTATCAGTACTGAACCAAGACGGATACAAGCAGATGTTCAACAGGCTCAGGCCCTTGTTCGCAAGCTTGACACAGAAAAGGGGATTGAAGATAATATTTTATGCATCAGTGATCACAATAGAAATGATGATAAGGCTCACAGTGCATCTGTGGCTCCCATAGTAATTATACGAGGCCTAACATCTGTTAAGGGTTTAGAAGGTGATGAGCTTCTGGATACACTCGTTACCTATCTTTGGCAGATTCATGGTGTAGATTATTATGGCATGATTGAGACTAATGAAGCTAAGGGCTTTAGGCATGTGAGACCGGAAGGGACAGCGCATGAAGTAGTAGCAGGTAAATCAGGTTCTGAATGGGAAAAGAAACTTGACTTATTTTGGCAAGGAAGGCTGAATGGTCAGGATCCCTTGGAAGTAATGACTGCTAAGGAGAAGATAGATGCTGCAGCAATGGAAGTATTGGATCCATATGTTCGAAAAATTAGGGATGAAAAGTATGGATGGAAGTATGGTTGTGGAGCTATGGGCTGCACAAAGCTTTTTCATGCTACTGAATTTGTGCTCAAACATCTGAAGCTCAAACACCCAGAGCTTGTTGTGGAACAGACTTCCAAAGTACGAGAGGATCtctattttcaaaattacatgAA TGATAAAGATGCTCCTGGTGGAATGCCCATCATGCAGCAACCTCAG aaGGGCAGGCCTTTAAAGCGAAGAGGTCTTGAGGGCCGATTGAGAGATGATCGTGGTAATCGACGAGACCATGACCAGAGTGACAGAATGAATGGAGATAGGCCTGATAATTCCCCATCCCATGAAGCCATGATGGGAAACCGTGATGAAACAATGTATGATTCATATGCAGGGCCAGGTGTACCGCCATTTGCCTCTGATATACCTCCTCCACCAGTGTTGATGCCTGTCCCTGGTGCTGG GCCTTTGGGACCCTTTGTTCCTGCTCCCCCAGAAGTTGCAATGCAGATGTTAAGAGATCAAGGAGGATCATCATACGATGCCTCTGGAAGAAAGATGCACTCTGGCCCTCCTATGGGTGGAGGATCATCAATAATTGCTGTTCCTCCAACTTTTAGACCAGATCCACGGCGAATGCGAAG CTATCAAGATCTGGATGCCCCAGAGGATGAGGTCACTGTGATAGACTATCGGAGTTTGTAG
- the LOC100781420 gene encoding histone H3.2 gives MARTKQTARKSTGGKAPRKQLATKAARKSAPATGGVKKPHRFRPGTVALREIRKYQKSTELLIRKLPFQRLVREIAQDFKTDLRFQSSAVSALQEAAEAYLVGLFEDTNLCAIHAKRVTIMPKDIQLARRIRGERA, from the coding sequence ATGGCACGAACCAAGCAAACAGCGCGCAAGTCCACCGGCGGCAAGGCTCCTCGGAAGCAGCTCGCCACAAAAGCCGCTAGAAAGTCCGCTCCGGCAACCGGCGGAGTAAAAAAGCCGCACCGTTTTAGGCCCGGCACGGTGGCGCTGAGGGAGATCCGAAAGTACCAGAAGAGCACGGAACTTCTGATCCGGAAGCTCCCGTTCCAGCGGCTGGTGCGCGAGATCGCACAGGATTTCAAAACCGATTTGCGGTTTCAGAGTAGCGCTGTTTCCGCGCTTCAGGAAGCGGCGGAGGCTTATTTGGTTGGGTTGTTTGAGGATACTAATCTTTGTGCCATTCACGCAAAGCGCGTCACCATCATGCCTAAGGATATTCAACTTGCAAGGAGGATCAGGGGCGAGAGGGCTTGA